The following are encoded together in the Lathyrus oleraceus cultivar Zhongwan6 chromosome 3, CAAS_Psat_ZW6_1.0, whole genome shotgun sequence genome:
- the LOC127127119 gene encoding uncharacterized protein LOC127127119 produces MAPEISKTREAVRSSEDQDSDSELEKLEYELKKMSQKILECRETLPDQLKSTLISVLDEQRSFLPQISPGTLEQNMPSEEDPETAEKLKLLNEKISSNYSAAPVVLKRMKDCIAKFEKLDSANMHPGVKRKEIG; encoded by the exons ATGGCGCCGGAAATTTCGAAAACCCGTGAAGCAGTTCGGAGCTCCGAAGATCAAGATTCGGATTCTGAGTTGGAGAAGTTAGAGTACGAATTGAAGAAAATGTCGCAAAAGATTCTAGAATGCCGAGAAACTCTTCCGGATCAGCTCAAATCCACGCTCATTTCGGTCCTGGATGAACAACGATCCTTTCTTCCTCAAATCAGTCCAG GTACTTTGGAGCAAAACATGCCCAGTGAGGAAGATCCAGAGACTGCTGAGAAACTAAAGTTACTTAATGAAAAGATATCAAGCAATTACTCTGCCGCACCAGTAGTTTTGAAAAGGATGAAAGACTGCATTGCCAAATTTGAGAAGTTAGATTCTGCAAACATGCATCCAGGCGTCAAAAGGAAGGAGATCGGATAA
- the LOC127127122 gene encoding phosphomannomutase produces MAALKPGVIALFDVDGTLTAPRKVAPPEMLKFIQELRKVVTVGVVGGSDLVKISEQLGQTVNDDYDYVFSENGLVAHKQGKLIGTQSLKTFVGDENLKEFINFTLHYIADLDIPIKRGTFIEFRSGMLNVSPIGRNCSQEERDEFEKYDKVQNIRSKMVSILREKFAHLNLTFSIGGQISFDVFPQGWDKTYCLRYLDDFNEIHFFGDKTYKGGNDHEIYESEHTIGHTVTSPEDTIKQCKSLFLEN; encoded by the exons GTGGCTCCTCCAGAGATGTTGAAGTTCATACAAGAACTACGAAAG GTTGTAACAGTTGGAGTGGTTGGGGGTTCTGATCTAGTAAAGATATCTGAGCAACTTGGCCAGACAG TTAACGATGACTATGATTATGTATTTTCTGAGAATGGTCTTGTGGCTCATAAGCAAGGAAAACTCATTGGAACTCAG AGCTTGAAGACATTCGTTGGAGATGAAAATCTCAAG GAATTTATTAATTTTACGCTTCATTACATTGCTGACTTGGATATCCCTATTAAGAG GGGAACATTTATCGAGTTCCGTAGCGGGATGCTGAATGTGTCACCGATTGGGCGAAACTGCAGCCAAGAAGAAAGAGATGAGTTTGAGAAGTATGACAAG GTTCAGAACATACGCTCAAAAATGGTTTCTATACTTCGGGAGAAGTTTGCTCATCTTAACTTGACATTTTCCATTGGAGGACAGATAAGCTTTGAT GTTTTCCCTCAAGGCTGGGATAAAACATACTGCTTGAGATACCTTGATGATTTCAATGAAATCCACTTTTTTGGTGACAAAACTTACAAG GGTGGAAATGATCATGAAATCTATGAATCTGAACACACTATCGGGCACACAG TTACCAGCCCTGAAGATACGATAAAGCAGTGTAAATCTCTGTTCCTGGAAAATTAA
- the LOC127127121 gene encoding bifunctional protein FolD 4, chloroplastic translates to MASSIFNPPSSTTALLLRSRHPIRVGPTSLRFFTIRSSPPSSRVLSIVASATEASAKVIDGKAVAKQIREEIAVEVSKMKEAVGVIPGLAVILVGDRKDSATYVRNKKKACESVGINSLEVNLPEDSTEEEVLNYISDYNDDPAVHGILVQLPLPSHINERNVLNAVRIEKDVDGFHPLNIGRLAMRGRDPLFVPCTPKGCIELLHRYGISIKGKRAVVIGRSNIVGMPAALLLQREDATVTVVHSRTSNPEEITRQADIIISAVGQPNMVRGSWIKPGAVIIDVGINPVDDPSSSRGYKLVGDVCYEEAIQVASAITPVPGGVGPMTIAMLLQNTLSSAKRIHSFE, encoded by the exons ATGGCTTCATCTATTTTCAATCCTCCTTCTTCCACCACCGCTCTCCTCCTCCGCAGCCGCCACCCTATCCGCGTGGGTCCCACCTCTCTCCGCTTCTTCACCATTCGCTCATCTCCCCCTTCATCCCGTGTTCTCTCCATCG TTGCTAGTGCTACCGAGGCATCTGCCAAGGTGATTGATGGAAAAGCGGTGGCAAAGCAGATCAGAGAGGAGATAGCAGTTGAAGTCTCTAAGATGAAAGAAGCCGTTGGTGTGATTCCAGGGTTAGCTGTTATTCTTGTTGGAGATAGAAAGGATTCTGCAACTTATGTGCGCAACAAGAAGAAGGCTTGTGAATCTGTTGGAATAAACTCTTTAGAAGTAAATTTGCCCGAGGATTCAACAGAAGAAGAAGTTTTGAACTATATTTCAGACTACAATGATGATCCTGCGGTTCATGGCATTCTTGTTCAGCTACCTTTACCATCT CATATTAATGAACGGAATGTGTTGAATGCTGTTAGAATCGAGAAGGATGTAGATGGTTTTCATCCATTGAATATTGGCCGACTTGCCATGCGAGGTAGAGATCCCCTGTTTGTTCCTTGTACACCAAAGGGGTGCATTGAACTACTCCACAGATATGGCATTTCTATTAAAGGAAAGAGGGCTGTTGTGATCGGTCGGAGTAATATTGTCGGAATGCCAGCTGCTCTCTTGCTGCAA AGGGAAGATGCAACTGTCACTGTTGTCCATTCCAGAACTAGTAACCCTGAAGAGATCACAAGACAAGCAGATATCATAATCTCTGCCGTTGGACAACCAAACATGGTTAGGGGAAGCTGGATAAAACCTGGTGCGGTCATCATCGATGTTGGAATCAATCCTGTAGAT GATCCAAGTAGCTCTCGAGGTTATAAATTGGTTGGAGATGTTTGTTATGAAGAAGCCATACAAGTTGCCTCTGCTATTACACCTGTTCCTGGTGGAGTTGGTCCAATGACCATTGCGATGCTTCTACAAAATACACTCAGTTCTGCAAAGAGAATTCACAGTTTTGAATAA